Part of the Nitrospira sp. genome is shown below.
CAGGCCACACCGCCTCTCGCGCCCAAGCCGGACAAGGCCATGGCACCTCCAACAGCACCACATAGGACGCAAGCGGCGGCGGTCGATGTCTCCCTCCCTACCAATTCACCGGAACAGTCCGCGCTCAAATGGGAGTTGGTGCAGGAAGAAGTGGCGGCCTCGTTCCCGAATTTCGCTCCGTTTTTGGAAGCCGGCCGATTTGTCTCTCTGGAGGGAGGACAGGTCACGATCGGCTTTGCGAAACAGGCGACGCTGGCTCGAGCCATGATGGAAAAGGAAGATAATCTCCGAGCCTTGTCGACGCTCTGCGAACGACAGGTCGGGCAACCCATTCGCATCCGGGTGATCGAGCTGTCCGCATCGGATCCGCCGGGACTCACGATGGCCCAGGTGCGGGCGGCCAAAGAACAGGAACAGCGCATGGTATTGTTTGAGCGGGCGCGAGCGACTCCGGTCGCAAAACAGGCCTTGGACATTTTCGGTGCGGATCTCGCAGCGGTACGCACCGTGGCACAGAAGGAGACCGGCGAATGAAAAATCCCTTTGGCGATATGTCGAATATTTTGAAGCAAGCAAAAGCGATGCAGGATCAGATGGCCAAGATCCAGGAGCAGGCCGCGACCAAGATCGCGACCGGCACGGCGGGCGGCGGCAGCGTCACCGTGACGGCTAATGGCGCCATGCAGATTGTGAGCGTGGCCATCGATCCCGAAGTCGGCAAGAGCGGCGATGTGGAAATGCTCCAGGACCTTGTGCTGGCCGCGTCTAACGACGCACTCCGGAAGGCAAAGGACTTGATGGAGCAGGATATGAAGGCCCTGACGGGCGGGATGAAGATGCCGGGGCTGTTTTAACGCGCCGGATTACGCTCGATATCGTCTCAACAGAATACCACCGACTCAATCATGTCAATCGATCAACGTGGATTACTCGCCCGGCTCGTAAAAGAACTGGTTCGTCTGCCTGGCGTCGGACAGAAAAGCGCCCAGCGACTGGCCTTTCACTTGCTCAAGGCAGAACGTGAGGACGCGCTCCGGTTGGCTGATGCCATCCGCGCGGTCAAGGACGGGCTGGCATTCTGCCGGCAATGCCGCAATATTGCCGAAGGCGAGTTGTGCGAATTCTGCCTCGATCCCAAACGGGACCAGACCAAAATCCTCGTCGTGGAAGAACCCAGCACGACCTACGCGATTGAACGGGCCGCCGGCTATCGCGGTCTCTATCATGTGCTGCTGGGCACCCTCTCTCCCCTCGATGGCATCGGCCCGGGCGATATTCGAGCAGAGGAACTGGTCGAACGGGTGAAGCTCGGCGGCGTGGACGAAGTCATTCTCGCCACCAGTCCGACGATTGAAGGGGAAGCGACCGCGATCTATCTCACCAGATTGCTGAAGCCCTTTGTCACCCGTGTGTCCCGTATCGCCTACGGCATCCCCGTCGGTATGGATATCGAGTATGCCGACGAAGTCACGTTACTCAAGTCGATTGAGGGCCGCCGGGACCTGTAGGCTTCAGACCCTTCAGGATCATTCCCGTTGACCCATTCTTTGGACGGCTGCTATAGTCCACGCTCGTTCGGGATGATCGGAGCCCGCATCCATGAAGGCACCTGCTCCCCGGAAAAAGACCTCTGCGGCACGCACCACGGCTTCACGCACGAAGACTGCCGCCCGCACCGTATCCGCCAAAGCCAAGAAACCAGCTTCTCCCAAGAAATCGGCCTCTCCAAAAAGTCGTTCGAAGTATCCTGACATTCGACGAGCCCTTGAACGGCAGCGCGCCGACCTGCTTGAAGAGGTGGGAGAAGTGCTGACACAGCACAAGACCCCGGAAGCGTTACCGGATGTCAGCGATCAGGCGTCGGCAGAAGAAGATCAGCGCTTTTCTATGCGGATCATGGAGCGCGAGCAGAAGCTGCTCAAGAAGGTCAATGAAGCCTTGGATCGGATGAAGAATCAGACCTACGGCATCTGCGAGCAATGCGGTGAGGACATTCCCTACAAGCGGCTCAAGGCCCGCCCCGTCACGACCTTCTGCATCGAGTGCAAAACTCTTCAGGAACAGAAAGAACGGGGCCGCCGGTAACCCAGGATTTCCGTCTCTCCTTTACGGCTTTTTCAAGACCTTCAGTCGTTCCTTGACCCGGGCAATTCGCCCCTCTTCTTCTGGAATTCCCTCGACAAGCGCCAGGAAGGTTTCATATTCGGCAAGAGCCCGTTTCGGATTCGTTGGCTCGTAGGCCTCCGCCAGATTGTACCGGGCCATGGCATAGTTCGGTCTGAGGATCACGGCCTTCTCAAATAGACTCATGGCCGCAGCTTTCTCCCCGAGTTTATTGTGGACAGCCCCGAGATTGTTCATCACCTCCGGAACATTCGGCCGGATGGCGAGCGACTGAAGCATTTCAGCCTTTGCCTTTTCAAACTGTCCTTTCGCATCCAACGAGACGCCCAAACGATGGTGGGCTTCTGCCATCCACACTTTGTTGGCGAAGCCGCTCGTAATCGACTTCTGGTAGGCGTCAGCAGCGACATCATAATGCTTGTCTCCGCAATAGGCCAATTGCGCCGTCTGACCGCGGGCGAACTGCTGCAAGGAGGCAAACGGCTCTTTGTCTTCGCTTCCCTGACTCTCAATCTTCATTCCAGACTTGCCGCCAGCCGGTGCCCTGAGCCGGTCGAGAAATTCCCGCCGGTAGGGGGAAAACAGCCGGACATAAGGGTCAATCGTGAAAGAAGCCGTGAGGAGAATCATATGCTCCCGGTTGCCGGTCACCAGATACTCGACCGTCGTTTTCTCATCGCCGGTATCGAAGATGGCGCTGGAGTCCATATTGGCCTTGGTCGCTAACTGCGACACGTTCAGATAAAACTCCAATTGTGGCTTCAAGGCTTGCAACGTCTTTCTCAAGACAGGATAGGGTTCGAGATCCAACCCGCTCGGGAACATAAAGATCGCTCCCACGAGCATTCCGTCCTCATCGAAAAAATAAGATTCATCTGCATGGGAGGGACTGTGCGCAGAGGGATACAGTAATTCCTGGCCGCTTCCCCAGGGTCTCGCGGTAAATGTTTGGGGCGGGACCTTTTTCAGGACCTCGGGTTTGCGATCGCACAACGCGGCCGTCGTCTTGAGCAGAACGAGATCGCTCTCGGATGGGGGAAGATTGGGTCGAATCGGAGGAGGCGGACCGCTACATCCGGCTATCAGGCTCAATAGGATACTGCTTATTGCGAGCGTGCCGAATCGGCGGTGCAATGGCATACGGTCTCCGGTCAAGAATCCAGAGTCTGAGGCCAATGAAACTTACACGAATTCGGCAGGGTTTGCGACCGGGCAAGAAAAAGCCCGCTCCCTTATCCAGGAAGCGGGCTTTCGTGATGAGCTGCGAGGGCCGTTTTACCGGCGCTGGCTATCCTGCATATTGTCCTCAGCGGTGTAGCCGAACAAATACGGAAAGGCGCCTGCCAAGGTATAGATTGGACGATTTACTGCATAATCTACCGCGTGGCCGAGCGGGTGGAAGAAGAAACCCAACCAGCGGATCGGATTGTCATTGATCGGGCTGCCTGCCGTAGGATCTGAATACACCAAGGCCGTGCTATCGAGCACGTTGTAAATGCTTGTTGGAGGATTGTACTCCCTCTCCGATGCAGTACCCGCTTGATTCGTCGTCGTGCACCCTGCTGCAAGCACCGCCATCAGCACCGCACCCATTGCCCAAGATGTTGGTCGCATACGTAACCTCACTTTGTTCGATCCCATCGACAGTGGCCCAACCGATCTCCGAAATACAGTGTGAAGTGTAGCCGACATCCCTGATTCTGTCTAGGAACGAGATAATTATTGAAAGAACCTGGCCGAGCGGCGATGGGGTGCGAAGCAGAAACAGCATGGTGGGCGATACAGGGATCGAACCTGTGGCCTCTTCCGTGTGAAGGAAGCGCTCTACCACTGAGCCAATCGCCCATGCGGGCCAAGTCTAGCACGGAGCAATTCGCGGGTTCAATTGCAAGAGCACCAGGATACGAGCCGTAGGTATAGAACCGGCGGCGGCGCCTTGACTTCCCCGAAACTCGGTTTCTAGAATGCGGCCTTCCTATTTTCCCTGAGAGGAGCGTTTGTGGGCATGAGAGATGACATCGTCATCATAGGGGGTGGTCTGGCCGGCTCCGAGGCAGCCTGGCAGGCGGCTAACCGGGGCGCGAAGGTGACGCTCTATGAAATGCGTCCCAAGGAGATGACGAAAGCGCACAAAACCGGTGGCCTGGCGGAACTAGTCTGTTCCAATTCCCTCGGATCAGCCGATCCCTTGAACGCTCCCGGCATCCTCAAAGAGGAAATGCGGCGGCTGGGTTCATTGATCATTACCTCAGCCGAGCAGGCCAGGGTCCCGGCTGGCTCAGCACTCGCCGTCGATCGCGACCTGTTTTCACTCAAAATCACTCAAGCACTGGAAAGCCATCCGAATGTCCGCATCCTGCATGAGGAGATCACCGAGATCCCGACGGATTGCCTCTGCATCATTGCCACAGGCCCCCTCACGTCGGACAAACTGTCGGCGGCGATCCGTGCGGTGACGCAATCGCACCATTTGTATTTCTTCGATGCTATCTCCCCGATTATCGACGCCGAGTCGATCAATATGGATATCGTCTTCGCCGCCTCGCGTTATGACAAAGGAGGCGCCGACTACCTGAACTGTCCGATGGATGAGGCTCAATACAACACTTTTTACGACGCCCTGATGGCGGCCGAAAAGGTCCAGCCGAAAGAATTTGAGAAGACCCCCTACTTTGAAGCCTGCATTCCCATAGAAGTTATGGCGGAACGAGGCCGGCAGACCATGCTCTTCGGCCCGCTGAAACCGGTTGGACTCGAAAACCCCAAGACCGGCAAGAGACCGACAGCGGTCATCCAGCTCCGGACCGAAAACATCCATAAGACCTGCTACAACATGGTCGGCTTTCAGACGAAGCTCACCTACCCGGAACAGAAACGGGTGTTTCGCATGATCCCCGGCCTGGAACAGGCGGAGTTCCTCCGCTACGGCAGCCTGCATCGGAATACCTTTATCAACTCCCCCCAGTTGCTCTTGAATACGCTGCAGTTTAAGTCGCGCGGCACCTTATTTTTTGCCGGCCAATTGGTCGGGGTGGAAGGCTATACCGAATCTGCCGCCATGGGTGGCTTCGCGGGTATCAATGCGGCGCGAGCCCTCGCGGGCCAGCCGCTGGTCACTCCGCCGGCCACGACCGCCCACGGATGCCTGGTGGGCCATGTGGCCTCATCCGACCCGAAACATTTCCAGCCGATGAATACGAATTACGGACTCTTCCCGCCTCTCGCCCAGCCGACCAGGGACAAAGAAAAGAAACGGCAACTTATCGCCCAGCGGGCTCGCGAGGATTTTGAGAGATGGATGACGCAATCCGCGCTTTCATGACGTTTCTCACCGTCGAGCGTCAGGCCTCACCGGAAACCATCCGCAATTACCATTCTGACCTCCGACAGCTGACGACCTTTCTCGCGCAAGCCCGGCCGTCGCCACAGCCGCAGTCTATAGTCGCCATAGGCGATGTGACCGCGGATTCATTGCGCGCCTATCTGCACTGGCTTGACCGCAAGGGTGAAAAGGCCTCCTCTCTCGCACGCAAACTCGCCTGCCTGAGAAGCTTCTACCGATTCCATGTCCGCGAAGGGACGGTCGAAAAGAATCCGGCCGAAGACATTAGAAGTCCCAAGCTCCCGAAGACACTGCCGCGGGTACTGACGAAGGATGATGCGAATGTCTTGATGGAGTTCCCCGAGGGGCGCACGTCGTTGCCGTTGCGAGACCGGGCTATCCTGGAAACGCTCTATTCCACCGGCGCCCGCGTCAGTGAAGCCGTCGGGCTCAACCTCGGCGATCTCAACCGATCCGACGGGCTCGTCCATCTCCGCGGCAAGGGCCGGAAAGAACGCATCGTTCCGATCGGCGATGTCGCGCTCCAGGCAATTCAAACCTATCGGACCTCGCTGAAACATGCGGCGGGCGATGATCGACCTGCGACCCCTCTGTTCCTCAATCACCGGGGAGGTCGTTTGACCTCACGGAGTGTCGCCCGCCTGGTTGCTCGTTATTCAAGTCGCCTGGCTGGCGGATCCGTCAGCCCCCATGCTCTCCGCCACTCCTACGCGACCCATCTCCTCGACGAAGGCGCGGACCTGCGTTCTATTCAAGAGATGTTGGGACACGCCTCGCTCAGCACGACACAAAAATACACGCATCTGGCCACCGACCAACTCCTGGCTGTCTATGACCGCGCTCATCCCCGGGCCAAGACGGCCAAGACGCCGCCGGCCGGGCAAGACGGTCCCGCAACGTGAACACTGGCTCAACGGCCTCCGATTCAGCCCGAGATGACCGTAAACTTGCGAGAAAATTGATACCGGTTCGAGCACAACAGGATTGTGTTTCTGGAGGAAATTGATATAGTCACGGCCCGCAAGCCAGTGCGCGCCGCGGTGAAGGATCGGAATGTGATCCGGGACATCCTCTGAGAACTAGGAGCAGCCCATGAATCGACTGATTAAGAAAGCCAATATCCTCATCGAGGCGCTGCCCTATATCCGC
Proteins encoded:
- a CDS encoding YbaB/EbfC family nucleoid-associated protein, which codes for MKNPFGDMSNILKQAKAMQDQMAKIQEQAATKIATGTAGGGSVTVTANGAMQIVSVAIDPEVGKSGDVEMLQDLVLAASNDALRKAKDLMEQDMKALTGGMKMPGLF
- the recR gene encoding recombination mediator RecR, with amino-acid sequence MSIDQRGLLARLVKELVRLPGVGQKSAQRLAFHLLKAEREDALRLADAIRAVKDGLAFCRQCRNIAEGELCEFCLDPKRDQTKILVVEEPSTTYAIERAAGYRGLYHVLLGTLSPLDGIGPGDIRAEELVERVKLGGVDEVILATSPTIEGEATAIYLTRLLKPFVTRVSRIAYGIPVGMDIEYADEVTLLKSIEGRRDL
- a CDS encoding TraR/DksA C4-type zinc finger protein, giving the protein MKAPAPRKKTSAARTTASRTKTAARTVSAKAKKPASPKKSASPKSRSKYPDIRRALERQRADLLEEVGEVLTQHKTPEALPDVSDQASAEEDQRFSMRIMEREQKLLKKVNEALDRMKNQTYGICEQCGEDIPYKRLKARPVTTFCIECKTLQEQKERGRR
- the trmFO gene encoding methylenetetrahydrofolate--tRNA-(uracil(54)-C(5))-methyltransferase (FADH(2)-oxidizing) TrmFO; the encoded protein is MRDDIVIIGGGLAGSEAAWQAANRGAKVTLYEMRPKEMTKAHKTGGLAELVCSNSLGSADPLNAPGILKEEMRRLGSLIITSAEQARVPAGSALAVDRDLFSLKITQALESHPNVRILHEEITEIPTDCLCIIATGPLTSDKLSAAIRAVTQSHHLYFFDAISPIIDAESINMDIVFAASRYDKGGADYLNCPMDEAQYNTFYDALMAAEKVQPKEFEKTPYFEACIPIEVMAERGRQTMLFGPLKPVGLENPKTGKRPTAVIQLRTENIHKTCYNMVGFQTKLTYPEQKRVFRMIPGLEQAEFLRYGSLHRNTFINSPQLLLNTLQFKSRGTLFFAGQLVGVEGYTESAAMGGFAGINAARALAGQPLVTPPATTAHGCLVGHVASSDPKHFQPMNTNYGLFPPLAQPTRDKEKKRQLIAQRAREDFERWMTQSALS
- the xerC gene encoding tyrosine recombinase XerC gives rise to the protein MDDAIRAFMTFLTVERQASPETIRNYHSDLRQLTTFLAQARPSPQPQSIVAIGDVTADSLRAYLHWLDRKGEKASSLARKLACLRSFYRFHVREGTVEKNPAEDIRSPKLPKTLPRVLTKDDANVLMEFPEGRTSLPLRDRAILETLYSTGARVSEAVGLNLGDLNRSDGLVHLRGKGRKERIVPIGDVALQAIQTYRTSLKHAAGDDRPATPLFLNHRGGRLTSRSVARLVARYSSRLAGGSVSPHALRHSYATHLLDEGADLRSIQEMLGHASLSTTQKYTHLATDQLLAVYDRAHPRAKTAKTPPAGQDGPAT